The genomic region gaaaatcctgcatgTATGTACccaatgcaaaaacagaatctattGCACACAACAGCACTCGTGAAAACATGATCAgggtgtgaagttttttttatttacgttattcacaccacacacacaccacaatcacTGTGTGGCATCATGTCGCTGAGCTGCATCGGGCCACATCGCAGGCTATATTGTCTCTTGCCAGGCACCGCGGGAAAAACGCCCTGGAATGGCGAATCCATCCTTGGAAGGCCTCCGCTGGGATGTCAACACAGGCCAGCTCCCTTGTCCTTAGGAGGTTCTCTCTTGTGTATGGTTGTCTGTCATAAACCTTCCATCTCCACGATGAGAAGAACTCCTCTATAGGGTTCAGGAAAGGGGAGTAGGGTGGCAGACAGACGTTTAAAAAGTGGTCACTGTTGGTGGTGAACCACTCTGATTTGGTTTGTTCTGTGGAAGCGGACATTGTCCCAAATGATCACATAAATGTGATGTGCGGGCCCAGGATGGTGTTGTTGGCAGTCCAGGAGGATGCCTTTTAGCTCCTCTAGGAAGGTAAGGAGACGTTTGATGTTGTAAGACCCAAGGACAGCATACCGGTGGACAAGCCCCTCCGAACCCATGGCCGCACAAAGGGTAATATTACCCCCCCATTGGCCAGGGACCTCAGTGATGGCTCTTTGGCCAATGATGTTATGGCCTCTTTGCCTTCGTTTCTGCAGGTTGAAGCCAGCCTCATCCAGGAAGAGGTACTCATGAGGTCTGGTCATCGCATCCAACTGTAATATCctctgtgaaaatgtgaaagtgcaCAGGTGTTCAGAACAACAGTCAATCAGGTAGCACAGTATTGTCCAGAAGTAATGTAGGCCACTGAGCAACACAGTATGTCCACTAACTGCACTGTGACCATGGATGTATACTTACTTGCACATACTCGTAACATAGGTCTTTGTGTCGCGCAGTGTTGCGCTTAAAGGGAACCCTATAGACCTGTTTCATCCGCGTCTTTTTGCACCGGAGAACTCGGTCTATTGTGGCCAAGCTGACATCGTCAATGCTCTCAAAGTTGACATTATCGGCAATGACTTTGTCTCTGATGTCAGGGAGTCTGATGAGGTTGTTCCCACAAACCATATCCACAATGAGGGTTTCTTGTGCTGCTGTAAATATGGCAACCCTCCCACCTCTATGTGGCATTCTTTCAActctaaagaaagaaacatgtgttGTCAATTGACATGTGTTACAATACAGTCACAACTGATTTGAAACCAATAGACTACTTTCACAGGTTTGTAAAACTGttttgtgacaaagaaagcAATCGAGTACAATACTTGTTGTGTTGTCTGAATGCCCTGATCATGGTGGCCACGGTGAACCTACTCAGGTTTGGACGGACTCTTAGTCCTGCTTCAGCCATTGTCATGCCATGGACAATGACATTGTCAATGACTGTTGCTCGCATCTCGTCCGTAATGATGGTGCGAGGttgtcttgctctccctcctggaccttctcctctcccatgttggcctcctcttcctcgttggcctgctcctcttcctcctctcatttgaactcctcttcctcattgaatagaatagaatagaatagaattcaactttattgtcattgcacaagcacaggtacagggcaacgaaatgcagtttgcatccatccagaagtgctttagtgatatagatattgttgggggaaaactctgtaaaaaacccaggagaaataaagacacaatgagacaaggttactttttatgctttaacgtgaacacgggtgagctgctgagaacaactcacaccatgAACAGAGGCTTGGCACTTTTTATAggagagacagtgagaacaggataagaaaataataaacagataaaataaacaactcccagctctcgtcagcagagagctgggagaaagctgtgagagataaaacaatctaaaacaatatgtcccaaaacaaTATGTCtgctgggaaagtctaaaaggataattctaaactaatctaaccatagacaaagggcatctttgtacatttaaaagaaggtaaagaaacatagaatcatttttcctgtaacagatatattacaatatatattagcaataatatagatatgtaagtatattacagaaatgggtctattatggtatgttataatgtacatggtatgaagtatgttgtgaatattctataactatacgtatgtacaggctgtagtgagtacaagctatgaacaggatataaatatgaaaaactatacagaatatgaaataaataactttacagaaatctgagatatacagttatacagaaatgggaactatgcaagttgtaaacagttgtagggtgttagagtttgtattgttgattgttatttatgcttagaaatatttaaccatagatgcttagaggtgtataatcaattgtgtagtgataagttgtgtgatctttaacaggctacagaggcttggtgtgtattccatAAAtagaatgcacacctacatcctgggagcatgggaagaggtTGCATCTTGTcttaattgttttatggtaggattaacgtagctacgtctgttctagtctaagtgcttttctgtttagatgaactgctggacttcctcaccgggggggggggggggggggggggggtctagtctaccctcttcctgaccaaggatgtttgaccctttgatcagcaacacacacacacacacacacacacacacacacacacacacacacacacacacacacacacacacaaacacatccaccacacacacacacacacacacaggcaaggtactctttgtttgtatgtagatgtcatatgttaatgaacctatgcatattcatgtaacctcaataaaaggacagtggtacgggaggacggacgagagcaactggggtcagacgaaggaacggcgtttgtccggttctctcccgtgcacgagtaacatgaagaactttgcctacttgtgtcttgctttgcagtgtaattgtATTGTCtttaacgttccagcggataggtacaagctacaaacctatcatagggttaaaaattatcgtatgtacagaatgattatttacacagagctatacagtagtgcagttaagataagtgagggtgtggataatttctacagaggctatataaagtgctagtggttgtgagtggtggttcagtccatgttattattgtgtgtttgagggtacagttgtccattgtgggtgtgtgtatgttcagtccatgagtttaacgtgggtcagatgtcaggaggcagagttcaggagtctgacagctgtggggaagaagctgttccagtacctggtggtcttagtccggtggctcctgtagcgcctcccagagggcaggagggtgaagagtccatgtgatgggtgactggggtctctgatgattttcccagcccttttcagacaccgcttcctgtagatgtcttttgtggcaggaagtggtgctccggcgatgcgctgggcagttttcacgaccctctgtaacgccttccggtccgaggcagagcagttcccgtaccagactgttatacagttggtcaggatgctctcgatggtgcagcgatagaagttcaccaggatgtctgaggacaggtgattcttcctcagagtcctcaagaagaagaggcgctggtgagccttcttgaccaggttggagcagttggtcgtccaggtgagatcctcggagatgtggactcccaggaacttgaagctgctcacatgctccacagccgtccccttaatgtggatgggtggatgtgggtcagcattcctcctgtagtccacaaTAAGTTcattggtcttctcggtgttaagcagcaggttgtttgtgtcgcaccactcagccagacgatccacctcctccctgtaggcggcctcatcgttgtcactgatgaggccaatcaccgtggtgtcatctgcaaacttaatgatggtgttggaaccatcagcaggtctgcagtcgtgggtgaagagggagtagaggaaagggctcatcacacagccttgtggtacaccggtgttcattgtgatggtagatgagcagtggttatccagccggacatgttgggggcggttggtcaggaagtccagtaaccatttgcagatgagggaactgatgcccaggtctgtcagtttcctgatcagttgtgaggggtggattgtattgaacgctgaactgaagtctataaacagcattctggcgtaggtattgttgttgtccaggtgtgagaggacagagtgccgtgcgatggagactgcatcctctgtgctcctgttctggcggtatgcgaattggtgggggtccagggtgggggggagacaggatttgaagtgtgctaggaccagctgctctaagcacttagtgatgatgggagTGAGTGCTACTGGCCTGCTTCTCTTCCTACTCTCATTTGAACTCCTCTTCCTCGttggcctgctcctcttcttccaggaccagctcttctccctcctctgcatcgAATTCCTCTTCCCCTGACTCTACCTACATCCATTGTGTTTGTCTGGAATCTTCAGCATACTGTGCACTCTGAACTTGCTTTTATACATGTGGTCACAGCATTAGCAACAGGTGTCTTCAATTTTGAGTCGTTGTGTGTAATGAATGACGccaggtgtgttcattgtgttcAAATATTGCTGTAACACGTATGTAATCCAATTCCACAACACAGTGTGATGgaaaaatcagctgtgtttttctgcccattttattttgaatctGGCGCGAATCGGTGAACCAGTCCCTGAATCAGTCACGTGGTATGGACTGCCCGCGAGGCCTCGAACGTCACTGCATACGTAAtcaaagcaagcctcgatacgcgcttcacaAAAACGCCCCCGAGATTACCCGACACAcgggtcgtgtccaaattcatgggctgcatcctcctgaggacccagcCTTCatggtctacgtgggccgggtcctcagaaggtcgggtacgGCGGGAGTAAacggctgtgaaattggacggtctagtcttctgattagcgtcaccgctgtctcggtggagtttaataaactcagccgtctgctccttgctatctaaaatataacaggacactggcgtaaattctcgaccgtctcatacttctgtttaatcagttttctgtttgatgtttattcagctgtgtaaaaaccaaggaggaacccacccgggggattaataaacttttattttatctaatctaatctaataactttaatctcagccaaaccgatttactcacgaacaaataaaacactgaaaaaagccaaacaataacatttttaggttgtctaagtgacttatatattatgtttaacccgagtagcgaaagtccgtggtgatctgaaaatgatgtaccgggagttgtgccgttctcggcggcctcagtgaccctcgagctcccgactagctatcgagctggttggtagcagacgtctccgaaaacgtcgaagcacttttgcaaatatgcgatatcttgataaaccgagcagatatttgatgctTACACAggtactttctcgcctgaaaatatgttaaaggtttattttgtgacccagaaagattagtaagagtaattttaaaacttagtagcggccgccattgttggaaactggagtttggctgggccgcgctatgaattctgggatatggtaggccacgaaggacacacccgacccatccttcaaattcggggaaaaggaggacgcatttgtcagctgcattcggaggagtctacgaatttggacagccttcggcgcgtcgctgtgacgtaatcggtctacaaatgcgacctcaggaggatgcagcccatgaatttggacacgaccaatATTCGATGTTTCgacacacaggacacatcaCTAAAGGAAAgatgtgtttagatttatgaCAACGGAGGATTGTGTTCTGTgaattgtgtcttcatgtgacatgtCTAAATGTGTTTAGACAACTGGTCATTTGGTTTAGAggattggcttttgtgttttagcatttgagaaaaactgtaatattgtgtttttaatcataACTGTTGTGGGCTTTTTAGCAGTTATatatgagttttttttctgtaaggaAATTGAGAAACTTTCTGCTATAGTCAGACAAGCTTGACCCTTATTAAGTTACCCCTATTGCCTAGCCTTTCTGTATTCAGCCTTAATCACCCTGTTACTTCCACAAGGGAACAGATAGCTGCTATAaggaacaaaacacaaagctgtTCTCCTTCTATTCAGAGGCAGGCTTCACTAAAGAAAGCTTGGctgaattggaaaaaaaagaagacgacAAAAACGTCTTGAAATGGATTTTTTAAACTCAGCTGCTGAGAAAAACACCACTTTTGTGCAACCAGCAAATTTTATAATAAGTGGATTTGTTGGCATACCTAATATTAGGTATtactttgtctttctgtgtttcatttacattttttcagtggtgggaaacacagctgtgaTGCTTATAATCATTTTTGACCATACATTAAGAAGTCCTAAATATATTGGAGTTTTTAATCTTGCATTTACAGACCTGTTAAGTAACTCTGCTTTGGTGCCAAAGGTTCTTGACATTTCTCTGTTTAACCATCATTATATTTCTTACCACAACTGCTTGacattcatgtttttctgcttcactttaATTTCAATGCAAGCTTTTAATCTGGTCGTTCTGTCCTTTGACAGAATCATGGCTATCATGTACCCGTTGCACTATCAAATGAGAGCGAGCCACAAAATCATTCTGTCTTTGATTGCTTTTTTCTGGCTTCTTGCTATTGCTCTAACAGGAACTGCAGTTGGCCTTCTCACAAGACTATATTTTTGTGAATCTGTGGTTATTAATAGCTATTATTGTGACCATGGCCCTATATATCGGCTTAGCTGCAATGATGTTACCCCTAACAAAACAATTTCTGCTTGGTCAAGAGCTTTTGTTCTATGGCTTCCTCTGATATTTATCCTGGGAAGTTACTGCTGTATAGGTTATTCTTTGTCAAGAATTTCTACATGTAAGGAAAGAGTGAAGGCTTTGAAAACCTGTACAGGTCACCTTTCATTAGTGGCAATATATTTCATTCCTATTTTAGTTGTTTATAGTTTTGGGAGTACAATGCATCCAAATGCAAGGATTGTAAACCTATCTTTAGCCAGTGTCACGCCTCCCATGTTAAACCCAATAATCTATGTCTTTCAaactgcagaaataaaaaaatctttgaaaaagttgttaaaagctaaaatacaaatatcaCACAGAGTGCTGTAGTTTAATGAAATGCATGTagcaaaacatttataattcaGTGTGTAATTTGTAAAATGTAACATATAACCATGACACTAAAAAGGACAACCATTTGAAAATTAAAGTGGGAAATCCTAAAATaagtaaattaatattttatttgaatgtttCTTAATTGAATTCTGCAGGGGTAATTCCTTCCCTTAACATGTAGAAATTATTGCAACTGTATCCAATGAAAAAAGTAGCAGCAGGACTAACCTTTCTTCATTATACCTTTCCACAATCAAAAGCTAGCTGCTGTGCATATgaagtttgtttggtttttttttaaatgtttttcattaaagaaattaaagggaaaaatgaattttgtttttctagaAAGAATACTAAAGGCTTGATATTTGGGGCATCTTTCTAATATCAATGCATTATACGTACATCAGGAAAAATTATTTGAGTTTTATGTTGTGATTTATGAACTTTTTGTAATAATCTTGGGTTAAATGTAAGTGTCGCCATTTTAGAACATAATGAACCATTATTTAaagcagaccttcccaaagtgtggggcccaccccctaggagggggggggggggggggcgcagagccattgcgggggggggggggggggacaaaacgcttggacactgctagcacggggcgcccacagaaacgcaaagcaggagatgaagcatagctgaatatgtttccaaaccaacttcattctaagccaaagactagaaaatatggtgaagcatatcttctttttggtttcacctgcacaagtgccgaggtaggtctcccctgcagaattggttttccttGTGTCGGGAGCACgcgctgggctgttcaaatcacagacaaacagtatcctacagttgtttatgtttttaaacccattttgcacagagaggcgttttttgaaaaatgaattaatagcaatgttgaatattattacacatgaaaaaaaccaactacagtaaaataatcacaccgtgacgcctctgcctttctaaatggagggacagtaactgcgtgtgtatatgtaagcgtgtaaaaccagaagatagtaagattaacagtaacagtattttgtctttaTCTCCCATTCTGCAATTTATCTCATGTAAACGTGGCGCACaccgtgacgtgaaaaaaggcacatacctttgacgttgcgtgacactctgtattcctcgtccacacataaacggaaaaaaatgagttttaaaaaatctccattttcggtgtggggcctagcaaaaaaagtttgggaaccactggtttAAAGTATACTTTTTTGAAACAGGTATGTAGAGAAACATATTTTCTCTTCTATACTTTGTTTTATCGGAGTTCACACTGAAACTAAAAGTAACTTGCtaaagacatttatttattgtttgatCTAAGAATATTTCAGCATGTACTCCTGCCTTTGTCTGTCatgaaaatgtatatatattactGCAAATACCATTTTAACAAAAGTCTGACcgattttttaataaaatgtgaaGATCTGACCAAACTGAAAGAAAGCTAGAAATGTCAAGCAAGCTCAGCCATTACTTAGTGACCACTAGGGGTGGGTTcttataatcgatttatcgattaaaatcgattctggcttggataacgtaaaatcgattcattaaaatcctgaatccatccatccatccatccattcacttccgcttatccttttcagggtcgcggggggcgctggagcctatcccagctgtcatagggcgagaggcggggtacaccctggacaggtcgccagtctgtcgcaaggctaacacacagggacaaacaaccattcacactcacattcatttggACATttacacctagtgacaatttgggtaaaatcctgaatcgattttttaatataaatttattttgcccgaaatgccagaatctctggtgaaatCTCACAaactttcaacaaccaccaaacagctaagacagtaaatgagagcaggaacacggattctgcacaaagacttaGACACAGCGcaacccgcggatcagaatcagttagatgtcgcctttctcacagtcggggctgaaagccgacagttcgctgattctgatctgtcggcaggtccgcgctttgtgttcacgccctttacgcgctgattctaaagctgttagtttgatgtctctccaaaacaatattgaccgaaccagcagcaaaagaagatccaaactacgcttcacataaacatcgtcatgaattcactctgacttttactgttttgctctctctctctctctccctcccacccctttctctctctctgtacttcattATTCACTTGCTTGTTaggcacaagtctaccgttgtttacagcgctgtcggcttacgtttttttttcattttatatacttccgaaaagaaaacctaatttatgctgttcaatactgaacaaatgtaaacttttttaaattatgcaaaatgcaaaatgcaaaacgccgtgtctctaataaaacccctgtaacttcagaggtaacgTTCATGtgctgattaatggttttctttcgtttttgatgtactgcagaatatttttataaaatcccaggccaggaaaatcgccttcatgtttttctgtgttttatcctcagctactttgacacaaaggcatctgctgtgacgcttacacctttgataaagtcttgcgtgtgtcagcttcctttttatagatacaaaaatatgtaaatgtactgatctgaattataatatttctgactgtcaaaatttcccagattcaaatcgaatcgaatcgaattaaatcgaatcgtggatcgaattgattcgggaccttgtgaatcggaattgaatcgattctagaaatcagtgacgatacccagccctagtgaccACTATTCACTAAATTCTCTGCATAAAGCTTAGATTACCTGATTTGAAGATGCCGGGGAACAGGCAGCTGCTGTAAGTGACAGAACAGTGTTGCATCTATGTGGATCCAGTCTTCACTAAACAAAGCTTGCCTGAACAAAGAATACAGGGCTTTGATTTTATAGAAGattaacacaaaaaaagtttttatgttttcttttttttaaactcagctGTTCAGAAAAATATATCCTTTGTGCATCTTACATAGTTTAAGTACTGGCCATTCTTTCTTAATAATTTATACATATAGAGAAGAATGAAGGCTTTAAAACCTGCACAGGtcatctttaattaaaataaatcgaTTTCCTCCTtagtatatgtatatttatttatatatagtaCCTTCAAATGCTAGGATTATAAATACCTCTTTAACCTCTGTTATGTTGTATGAGCGTCATTGGGACTGGAGAAGCATGGTTGGATGGTAACAAACCATAACCATGGGGCCATTGGGACAACGGTCGCTAAATTGCAcaaccagaaggcaacattggaGACATCGAGAATAGTTATGAGTGTCTTggaatcccacaggcaaatgggaaccgaAACAAGATCACCAGGAAAGCTGCAACTGGCAAATACCTGCATAGTGACGGGCAAGTCCTGAAGAGTCAGCTGAATGAGAAGAGCAAGAATGGGACAATCAACATCTATGCCCTGCCAGTTAATagataccctgctgggataataagctagccagaagaggaaatggaatccactgacatcaagaaaaGAAATCTCCTTGCGACAAATGGAGGGTTTCACGCCAGGTCCAGCACCATGAGATTGCAcgctaagtggaaggaaggaggccgaGGACTAATGAATGTCAGAACCACTATCCAGCTATCTTTGTTATTTGAAACAACAAAGATTCAACTGACTATGTGCTTAGTGAAtatctcaggcagcagaaacctgagaaagaaaaggagatcCTAGGAGGAGATCCATCCAATTGCaacatgaaatataaaaaatgcaTTGACGGTTCTGTGTataataaccgtatgactgttcccaccactaacacatgaccctacgctgtgttcactgcatcattccatgtttggcactgatcaccacctgcactcatgtatatatctatctacttagcacttttaattcttattcttatttttattttcatgtctaagcgtaatttatgacagtatgtttgcactgaagcaccgattctgattctgattctgaaatgacatctgagatctctgtccagaagaatACAGTCCTAGGGACAGCAAAGACCCTCAACCTCCAAGGCCTCTGGTAGAGAACCTGAGATTGAAGGCTAAAAGTCTGCCCACATGGGCGAGtggggaaattaaaaaaaaaaaaaaattagtgttCATCACAATATTTCTATCAAAACTTCAAAGTCGTAGTTGTGCAACGTTATAGACTGATGTGATAATAAAGTGTATCTTTTCACACTTTCCTGactgctgtttatttcttaCACTAATTGCTCATATAAAAACAGTAAACTAGTTGAAACATCATCCATCCAATTGCaacatgaaatataaaaaatgcaTTGACGGTTCTGTGTATATTTTTAACATGATTGCATTCAGATGTACTGAAATAAACTTcacatttaatgatttaaatgcatttaaacacaTTATTTACCAGATATCCAGAAGAAGACAGCTTCTCTTTAGCATCCTCTTTGAAAACAGGTAAACATAAACAGAGCTCTTCCCCCTGAGAGTAAGGTGCTTTCCTCCATCTACATAAGAGTATAGAGTCATGATACTAGCGCAAAGGAGAGGCATCTGTGTGGACACCACTGTGCTGTAGGCATCTTTGCAATGGAGTTATTCAACTCAGCTCTtggaaaaaatataacttttgtACATCCTGCATTTTTCATTATAGGTGGTTTAACTGGAATCCCAAACATAACATTATATTATGtctttctattttttgtttatattgtttCTGTGGTGGGAAACACAGTTGTGATGGCTGTAATATACTTGGATCATAATCTGAGAACTCCAAAGTATATTGCAGTTTTTAACCTTGCATTTGTGGACCTGTTTGGTAACACTGCCCTGGTGCCAAAGGTTCTTGACATCTTTCTGTTTGGGCACTACTATATCCCCTACAACGATTGTTTAACATTCCTGTTTTTTTGCTACACTTGTCTGTCACTGCAGTCATTTAATCTGGTGGCACTCTCGTATGACAGAATGGTGGCCATCATCTTTCCACTCCACTATCAAGTAAAGGTGACCCACAGgttcatgttttctttgattGCCTCACTTTGGGTTTTTACTATTATTGCTGTATTAATTTCAGTTGGACTACTTACAAGACTTTCTTTCTGTAAATCTGTGGTTATTAATAGTTATTTTTGTGACCATGGTCAGATATACCGACTTGCTTGCAATGACCATTTCCCCAGCTATGTCATTGCTTGCTTGTACCCAGTGATTATATTTTGGCTTCCTCTAGCTTTTATCCTGTTAAGTTACCTTTATATTGGCTATACGCTGGTTAAAGTGGCCACACTTCAAGAAGGACTCAAGGCTTTTAAAACATGCATTGGCCATCTTTCATTAGTGGCAATCTATTTTATTCCACTGTTAACTACGTTTACTTTGATGGAAAAAATACAACCAAATGCTAGGATCATAAACCTGTCTTTGACTTCGGTCTTCCCTCCCATGTTGAACCCAATAATTTATGTTCTGCAAAcacaagaaataaaagaatCTTTAAAAAGGTTATTAAAAAGGCgaggaaaatccaaaataacaatttaataCTAGCAGTGATGTGAGCATTTGTTTGCACTATAtattgtgtatgtttgtgtttctttgaaatCTGTCCTTTGAAATAGAATTTAAAGTAGAATTGTCTAATGTCATTATGAGTTAAGACTGTTTGCTATAAAAGAACAAGTAATTTCATAGGAATGGAGATTATTTcttaaacaaaatgtaatcaacgATAACACAAAAAGTCAGTTAGGATGCACGTATTATTTGTGATCAAGGTGATTATGGGGTGTTTAAAAAGCAATAGTATCTAAAAAATCATTGAATGTCTCACctatttttttgtctctgtgttgataATCATttcaaaacagaatgcaattaTTTTATCTTGGTCTAATTTTCTTctaggagggttttttttagtgaAGAAAGCAAaacatatatgcattttttttttactttttcatatCCACGATTTCTAATAAATTCGCTGTGCCAGCTTGTCTCTCTGT from Astatotilapia calliptera chromosome 10, fAstCal1.2, whole genome shotgun sequence harbors:
- the LOC113030797 gene encoding olfactory receptor 1-like — encoded protein: MELFNSALGKNITFVHPAFFIIGGLTGIPNITLYYVFLFFVYIVSVVGNTVVMAVIYLDHNLRTPKYIAVFNLAFVDLFGNTALVPKVLDIFLFGHYYIPYNDCLTFLFFCYTCLSLQSFNLVALSYDRMVAIIFPLHYQVKVTHRFMFSLIASLWVFTIIAVLISVGLLTRLSFCKSVVINSYFCDHGQIYRLACNDHFPSYVIACLYPVIIFWLPLAFILLSYLYIGYTLVKVATLQEGLKAFKTCIGHLSLVAIYFIPLLTTFTLMEKIQPNARIINLSLTSVFPPMLNPIIYVLQTQEIKESLKRLLKRRGKSKITI